A genomic segment from Bryobacteraceae bacterium encodes:
- a CDS encoding PEP-CTERM sorting domain-containing protein: MRSHTSLLSLFAVAATLQGAAFYITDVSSTFAIGPAAVTLGPTPGSKIEIGTGTAAFSTTSTPDGVKPAGIASSVSGGVTGPASFASSVQPSGHLFTIDNSGGTGPVIAPFVFTYSWDIAIGADAPPFEWAEANGFFHITGIDNEILTIGGVPVPEYLDDVHFSTMAMETGGMGSLMVGGEIIVPAGVVSIFSVITDTGGRAGATPEPGSFALLAAGSALLAWKRRSAHRFR; the protein is encoded by the coding sequence ATGCGAAGCCACACATCATTGCTGTCTCTATTCGCCGTCGCCGCGACGCTGCAGGGCGCCGCTTTCTACATCACCGACGTCAGCTCGACGTTCGCCATCGGCCCCGCGGCCGTGACGCTCGGGCCCACCCCGGGTTCCAAGATTGAGATCGGAACCGGCACGGCGGCGTTCTCGACGACGTCCACGCCGGACGGCGTGAAGCCCGCCGGCATCGCGAGCTCGGTCTCGGGCGGAGTCACCGGCCCCGCCTCGTTCGCTTCGTCGGTGCAACCGTCCGGCCACCTCTTCACGATCGACAACTCCGGAGGAACCGGCCCCGTCATTGCGCCTTTCGTGTTCACCTACTCGTGGGACATCGCGATCGGAGCCGACGCACCGCCGTTCGAATGGGCTGAAGCCAACGGCTTCTTTCACATCACCGGCATCGACAACGAGATACTCACCATCGGCGGCGTGCCCGTGCCCGAATATCTCGACGACGTTCACTTCAGCACGATGGCGATGGAGACAGGGGGAATGGGCTCGCTGATGGTGGGCGGCGAGATCATCGTCCCCGCCGGCGTCGTCAGCATCTTCAGCGTTATCACCGATACGGGCGGAAGGGCAGGCGCAACGCCGGAACCAGGTTCTTTCGCCCTTCTCGCAGCCGGAAGCGCGCTACTCGCATGGAAGCGCCGGTCAGCTCACCGGTTTCGTTAG